Genomic window (Alnus glutinosa chromosome 9, dhAlnGlut1.1, whole genome shotgun sequence):
CAGCGGAAAACACCGGCCAAGatcgatcatatatatatatatagctcaaaATTTCCCCCCAAGtcaaaactttctaaaaaaagggATATGcattttggttttctcttttgtataCGTGTAGCCCTAGAGAAGGAGTGAGAaaactgttttcttttttcaaaacccttAGCTCACGTCCCTAGGGAGAAAACCAATGTaatggccggccaccccctgcCTATGACAGGGTATTTAAACAGCATGAGGGTtctaagagaaaaataaaacataattcCGATGAGCTTTGAACTCCTGTTGTCTTATAACTAGTCCAAAGTTACTGTTATATTTTATTCCActacaacaaaaatataaaactgccctctagtatttatttaattgtacaAGAGATTTCTAACTACTACATATTGCATTTGACCTCTCTATAAAATATTCGTATAGAATTAAAGTCAAATTTTTATTGTTACTTTATTTCTGTTAGGTTTTAGTATTAGAAAATTCTGTGTCAAAACATGTTGAGTTGTAAGTTTTGGTTGGGGTTATCTCGGTGTCAAATGTGGTTCAAGAGAAGGTTGGAATTGAAGTTTAGAAGTCTTCAATCGCAAAATCGATTGAAAGTGGTTCGATTGAACGAGATCGAGCATCATGTTCCCATACATAAACCCGAAAAGGTCAATAGCAAGTTTGATCAAAGTGGTGCATCAGTTCACATTCAAATTCCCGAGAGGTTCGATCGCAAGGTTGATCACACTTCGTGCAATCGAAGATGTGAATTGATGTTCCATATTTAAACCCAAGATCTTCGATCGCTGTTTCGATCATAGTTCATTTGAACAAATTGATGTTATCTCTTGAAACCCAGCCCAACTTTGTTATTAAACCTCGGTTTCGTCAATACCTACATAAAATTTTGAGCCACATTTCATAAGTTGTACGTGGAGGCATTTATTCTTTGTTTATGGAGAGTTACAAACCTTCCCAAGCCTAAACTGAAACACAAATCACTCCTTATTACTTATTAAGCCACATAAAAACCTTTAGCCACCTGAGTTTCAGGAGGTGTGGAGGCATTTATTCTTTGTTCATGGAGAGTTACAAACCTTCCCAAGCCTAAACTGAAACACAAACAACACCTTAATAAACCACATAAGAACCTTTAGCCACCCGAGTTCCAAGAGGCGTGGAGGCATTTATTCTTTGTTCATGGAGAGTTACAAACCTTCACAAGCCTAAACTAAAACACAAAccagcactacaaaaaaaaatgggatttttggacggtttttagaaccgtctataaaaaaaaaatttctagacgTTTTTTGGTTAAACCGTCTGGGAAAAAAAATACGGACGGTTTGAGTAAACCGTCCTTAAAAACACGGACGGTTTTAttcaaaccgtctgtaattataaaattacagacggttttttaaaaccgtctgtaaaaatatattgacgGTTTTCTCAAAACCGTCGAGCCCTGATAAcctaaaattagaaaaaaaaaaaaaaaaaaaccccagcTAGCCCAGCTACTCCAGAAAGTTCGACAGTACTCTCCCTCTCTCAGAGTCTCTCACACCTGCCGGCGCTCTCTCCCTCCTCCGGTGCTCTCTCCCTCCTCCGGCGCTCTCTCCCTCCTCCGGCGCTCTCTCTGGCTAGCTCGGCTAGCTTCCTTAGCTCGACCCATCCGGCCCCTCCCTCTGGAAGTCGAACCCGGCCAGCCTAGCTTCCTCCTCTTCTCCAGCTCGGCTAGCTTCCTCAGCTCGACCCATCTGGCCCCTCCCTCTGGAAGTCGAACCCGGCCGGCCTAGGCTCTTCTCCGGTGACGCCCCCAAACATCCCAGCTATCTCGGGAGCCAAACATAGCCTCCATTTTCCCGACGCCCGATTTAAAGGTtggttttttttcccttctcctTCGTGGTTCTCAGCAAGCAAACTGAATTGGCtttagttttacattaattgtCAATTATTAGTAATATACATTAATTTTGATCCCCTTAAATCGCGGGTAAAAATTTAAGCTATGGTTTAACTCTACAATGGGATTTAGAAGATTAATTAAGACCATAATTTAAGACAAGAATCTGAAGATTTTAGATTTTACTTCCAATGTACCACAAATTCTATCTTTTTTGTGGACATAGCCTCATctccacttcttcttttttaataaataataataataaaaaaaatcaaattatatcGTTCCAATGTCTGTCTATATGTATTTCAATTAATAGTGAATATAAGTttgcacacattttttttttttagcataaaGTGTGAAATACTTTCGCTttagaatttatattttgatgTTTGTCTGTGTTGCATCGAAATGCTGTCACAGTGTGACATTGCCAGCATGTGTTAGGCATGTCCTAAAACACATTCGTTTTGTTTGacatttttaaaatgtgtagtttgaaaaaaaaaaattaaaatttaaaatgcagttaataaaattataattttttaaaatatgcttAAAATGTAATCTGGTCTTTAAAATcacgtgtttttaaaaatcgtttACCAAACATACTCATCTGATTAAAGTATAAAGTAGCAATTAGGCCTCATTTGACAATTGCACTTCATTGGCCAGGTGTTTATTAGTATATTCGATCGGTAAGGTTGAGTTGgccagaaaaaataaaaaagtgacttAAGGTTTCTTTATCATCTAATCACTTGAACAAATCCATTCAATTAAACTTTGAATCCCACTTTAATCTAACCTTTATATCACCAGAAtactttcaaacaaaaaaatattatctaaaaagcattaacaaagtaagcgtttttttttttttttttttttttttttttttttttttatgttaataaaaaaaatcattcgctattattttaatttttaatttttaccatCCAAATGAATTTAAAGAGCAAATTAAGGAATGATTTGGcattcctttttctcctttttacttttttgctaTTTTATGATCTTTTTCTATGAACTATTAATAGTATGATGATGTTGGTCCTAAATGTTACTCCAAAATATAAGAGAAACTAAAccataattttcagtttcaTCTAGTTTTGGGTGGAAATGGTGGAGTTGTTTTCTTTGGGCTAAATTTTGGCCCAACTGTGTGCTTTTATAGATAACTCCAGCCCATGTTGGACAAATTAGAACTGGACAACTACTGTGTTATTGACATTAATATTGCTTAGACACATTATTGAAGTTATAAATGAATCCACATGGTGTTTAGGTCTTGTTTTGACATGGGATTTAAGATTGCTAAACTTGACATATACATAATTTGTTCCTCTTTTCATATTTCTAACTTTTGTGAACGATTAACCCTTTAtcagaaacataaaaatattttgttaccATATAGCTTATGCggtatatatgtttttgttACCATAAAAATGTCTTCTAATAGTTTTTGCACAGGAAAAACACCTctgttttttcagttttcaatatctttttcttcttcacatgaTGTAGTTAGAAAGATGGATAAGAGTTGGATGAAGTTGCCGCGAAGTTCGCGAGAGTATATTCGCGGGGTTATGgcgtttgtgaaatttgcacgTGAACATGAGAGTAGAAAAGGGGTCATGTGTGCCCCTGTAAGAAGTGTTTGTTGGGCAAATCATGGTCCTGTGAAGTTGTATTTGCCCATTTAACGTCAGGTGCCGGGATTATTGAGGGTTACACTGAGTGGATAATGCATGGGGAATTACTTGTCCCTCCCGTTCATAACAAGACAACACATGAAGCTCCCAGGACGCTTCAAGTGGATAGCATTCCACTAAATGGGGGGTCCAGTGGGATGCAAGACATGCTTACTGATGTTTTTGCGATGCACGATGTTTGTGTAGAAGTCGGTGGGTCTCAAGTGGGAGTTGACGCCGAAGCTGAATCCGAGTCTGtggatgttgaaattgaagactCTAACAGGGTGCCGAATAAGTTAAGACAATTGCTAAAGGATGTCGATACGCCACTCCATggaaatacaaaacatagcaaattgggAGCTATTGTGCGTCTATATAGTATTAAGTGTATGAGCGGTTGGAGCAATACATCATTCTCCATGTTGCTCGAATTCATCAATGAGCTGATGCATCCAGATGCAAGTTTGCCTAAAGACACATACGAGGCAAAAAAGTACTTGAAGGATTTGGGCCTTGAGTATGAGAAGATATTGGCTTGTCGCAAAggttgtatgttgttttggagggaaaatgaaaagttggacaaATGTACATTCTGCAATGAGTCCAGGTGGAAGGATGACTTAACTAATAAAGATGGGTCgacaaaaagtttgaaaaaaaagccGGTCAAAGTGTTGCGTTGGTTTCCTCTAATACCAAGGCTGCAGAGGTTGTTTATGTCCCATCATACATCGCCACATATGAAGTGGCACGCTCAAGGCCGTACAAAAGACGGTGTGTTGAGGCATCCGGCCGATGGAGAAGCATGGAAGGCATTCGATTCACGTTACCCAGTATTCGCATCAGACCCGCGAAATGTGAGGCTTGGTTTAGCGTCACAGTACTTGGCCGGTAATGTTAGTAccctacaatttgcctccttggatgtgcatgaagcaatcgtattttatgttaagcttgattatccCTGGTCCGAGTGCACCAGGACAGAATATAGATGTGTATCTAGCACCCCTTGTAAGTGAGTTGAAAAAACTATGGGAAGTAGGGGTAGAAACTTTTGATGTAACAtcgaaaaaatatttcacaatgcattcggccttgatgtggacgataaatgaTTTTTCGGCATACGATGATTTGTCAGGTTGGAGTACACATGGCCAGAaaccatgtccttgttgtaggCATGAAACGCAATCAACGTGGCTAACTTATGGTAAAAAATTCTGCTTTATGGGACATAGGCGATGGTTGCCTCCGGATCATCCATGGAGAAGAAACAAGAGACGATTCAACGGTGCGCAGGAAATGGTTGGTCCTCCCAAAGTGCCGGATGGCGATGAGATCATGAGCCAGTTAGAGTGTGTTGTCAATCGGGCAAGGACCGGACAGAAGCTGCCGGTTGGGGAAGTAGATTGGAAGAGGCGAAGTGTATTATACGATTTGCCTTATTGGAAATATCAATTACTACGCCATAACATTGATGTGATGCACACAGAGAAAAATGTGGTTGATAACATACTTGGCACGCTATTGGACATGAGCGGTAAAACCAAAGACAACCACGAAGCACGTCAAGACTTGCGTAATATGAAATTGAGACCAGAACTCCATTCATTTATCACGGAAAAcggtaaaatattttttcccgcagcttgtttcacaatgacaaaaaaagagaagactgaCTTCCTGCAAGTGTTCCATGATGTTAGAGTGCCCGATGGATATTCTTCAAATGTATCACGTTGTGTCAAGCTCAAGGAATGTACTGTTGGGGGTTTGAAGAGTCATGGCAATCACATAATCATGCAACAACTCATGCCAATTGCACTTCGAGGAAACTTACCGGATGATGTTGTGAGGCCTTTGATTGAGCTATGTGTGTTCTTTAGGgatatttgttcaaaaacactGAGGGTGGAAGATCTGGATCGTCTAGAGAATCAAATACCAataatgtagcgccccagattttaaaacatattaatattttgagtaaagatggaaaataattattttctatctttttataatatttgcaaCTAATTTAATGAActgtgttttaataaaactgaTAATTATTTTATCACCAAAAGAATTACTGAGTTAATAAAATAGACGGATAATTTACCATT
Coding sequences:
- the LOC133876732 gene encoding uncharacterized protein LOC133876732, producing the protein MDKSWMKLPRSSREYIRGVMAFVKFAREHESAGIIEGYTEWIMHGELLVPPVHNKTTHEAPRTLQVDSIPLNGGSSGMQDMLTDVFAMHDVCVEVGGSQVGVDAEAESESVDVEIEDSNRVPNKLRQLLKDVDTPLHGNTKHSKLGAIVRLYSIKCMSGWSNTSFSMLLEFINELMHPDASLPKDTYEAKKYLKDLGLEYEKILACRKGCMLFWRENEKLDKCTFCNESRWKDDLTNKDGSTKSLKKKPVKVLRWFPLIPRLQRLFMSHHTSPHMKWHAQGRTKDGVLRHPADGEAWKAFDSRYPVFASDPRNVRLGLASQRWLPPDHPWRRNKRRFNGAQEMVGPPKVPDGDEIMSQLECVVNRARTGQKLPVGEVDWKRRSVLYDLPYWKYQLLRHNIDVMHTEKNVVDNILGTLLDMSGKTKDNHEARQDLRNMKLRPELHSFITENEKTDFLQVFHDVRVPDGYSSNVSRCVKLKECTVGGLKSHGNHIIMQQLMPIALRGNLPDDVVRPLIELCVFFRDICSKTLRVEDLDRLENQIPIM